In Halobacillus amylolyticus, the following proteins share a genomic window:
- a CDS encoding carboxylesterase/lipase family protein, producing MSMTVVETANGKVKGKQVEGVYAWKGIPYAKPPLGPLRFQPPEQPESWEGIRDATHFGPASPQPSREISDFLGNEAKNTSEDCLYLNVWSPGADDKRRPVMVWIHGGAFISGSGSSDFYDGTSFATEGDVVVVTINYRLGIMGFLHLGEIGGEEYATSGNCGILDQVAALRWVQENIEAFGGDPNRVTVFGESAGAMSIGVLLALPSAKGLFHQAILQSGAAKNALSSSKATKVAHHLLDSLDVGADELSKLVDMPIEKLVEASAALPSMSLQPVIDGVSLPEHPEKALAAGAAKGVPILIGTTKDEFRLFTFFDPIWKNGDPKDVANMFGRTFGSRWPKISDQFLDKGEKLTQTLYDQLMTLRVFFYPAIKLAEMQLEQDAPVWMYRFDWQSPVSNGRLKACHALEIPFVWNTIDSAKSLIGDSSDRQKVSEQMHQAWIAFALSGNPNTQAIPSWPDYDLENRSTMIFNAESRIEHDPTSEDRVNWEKVVVN from the coding sequence CGGTAAAGTTAAAGGGAAACAAGTTGAAGGGGTATATGCTTGGAAGGGGATTCCTTATGCAAAACCACCACTAGGCCCTCTTCGTTTTCAGCCGCCTGAACAACCTGAATCATGGGAGGGGATCCGTGATGCTACACATTTCGGTCCAGCCTCACCACAGCCTTCGAGGGAAATTTCGGATTTTTTGGGTAATGAGGCGAAAAACACAAGTGAAGATTGTTTGTATTTAAATGTTTGGTCACCAGGGGCGGATGACAAACGCCGTCCTGTTATGGTCTGGATTCATGGAGGAGCATTTATTTCGGGTTCCGGTTCTAGCGATTTCTATGACGGAACTTCTTTTGCTACTGAAGGTGACGTTGTGGTCGTTACGATCAATTATCGGCTTGGAATAATGGGCTTTCTTCACTTAGGCGAAATTGGAGGTGAGGAGTATGCGACTTCTGGAAACTGCGGGATACTCGATCAAGTCGCTGCTTTACGATGGGTACAGGAAAATATAGAAGCTTTTGGTGGGGACCCTAATCGGGTGACTGTTTTTGGCGAATCGGCAGGGGCGATGAGCATTGGTGTATTACTGGCACTCCCTTCAGCAAAAGGACTATTCCATCAGGCGATCCTGCAAAGTGGTGCTGCTAAAAATGCTTTAAGCTCATCAAAGGCTACAAAGGTTGCCCACCATCTTTTGGATTCTTTAGACGTGGGCGCGGATGAACTATCAAAGCTTGTGGATATGCCGATCGAGAAACTAGTGGAAGCTTCCGCTGCTCTTCCTTCGATGAGTTTGCAGCCAGTCATCGATGGGGTGTCCTTACCCGAACATCCAGAGAAGGCATTGGCCGCAGGTGCTGCTAAAGGTGTTCCTATTTTAATTGGGACTACTAAAGATGAATTCCGACTCTTTACCTTTTTTGACCCTATATGGAAAAACGGAGATCCTAAAGATGTTGCGAACATGTTCGGGCGGACGTTTGGCTCACGGTGGCCAAAAATCTCTGATCAATTCTTGGACAAGGGAGAAAAATTAACTCAAACCCTCTATGATCAACTGATGACCCTCCGTGTGTTTTTCTATCCAGCAATTAAATTGGCGGAGATGCAACTGGAACAGGATGCCCCTGTCTGGATGTACCGCTTCGACTGGCAGAGTCCTGTTTCTAATGGCAGATTAAAAGCCTGTCATGCTTTGGAAATTCCATTTGTCTGGAATACGATTGATAGTGCAAAGTCTCTGATAGGTGACTCTTCTGACCGGCAGAAAGTGTCTGAGCAGATGCATCAGGCTTGGATTGCCTTTGCTCTGAGTGGTAACCCAAATACTCAAGCTATCCCAAGTTGGCCGGATTATGATTTGGAAAATCGGTCTACAATGATTTTTAACGCGGAAAGCAGAATTGAGCATGATCCAACTAGCGAAGACCGAGTGAATTGGGAAAAAGTTGTTGTTAATTAA